The proteins below are encoded in one region of Hordeum vulgare subsp. vulgare chromosome 3H, MorexV3_pseudomolecules_assembly, whole genome shotgun sequence:
- the LOC123444170 gene encoding threonine synthase, chloroplastic-like, translating into MATPAAVTTSSLSLLFAHPHSHHPSTKQRLDRSHLRLPLRAAPRRTRCAAEGASASTATKHRRPAEENIREEAARLRGPATTFSAWYEPFPPASDGDPNERYSLDEVVYRSSSGGLLDVRHDMEALARFPGSYWRDLFDSRVGRTTWPYGSGVWSKKEFVLPEIDSDHIVSLFEGNSNLFWAERLGREHLGGMNDLWVKQCGISHTGSFKDLGMTALVSQVNRLRRAPLSRPINGVGCASTGDTSAALSAYCAAAGIPAIVFLPADRISLQQLIQPIANGATVLSLDTDFDGCMRLIREVTAELPIYLANSLNSLRLEGQKTAAIEILQQFNWQVPDWVIIPGGNLGNIYAFYKGFEMCRALGLVDRVPRLVCAQAANANPLYRYYKSGYTDFQSLVAGTTFASAIQIGDPVSIDRAVVALKATDGIVEEATEEELMDATALADLTGMFACPHTGVALAALFKLRDQGIIGTNDRTVVVSTAHGLKFTQSKIDYHDKNIKDMLCQYANPPISVKPDFGSVMDVLQKKLNGKI; encoded by the coding sequence ATGGCGACACCCGCCGCCGTCACCACCTCCTCGCTCTCCCTACTCTTCGCGCACCCCCACTCCCACCACCCCTCCACCAAGCAGCGCCTCGACAGGTCCCATCTCCGCCTCCCGCTCCGCGCCGCGCCACGCCGCACGCGCTGCGCCGCCGAGGGCGCCTCGGCGTCGACCGCCACCAAGCACCGCCGCCCCGCGGAGGAGAACATCAGGGAGGAGGCCGCGCGCCTCCGCGGGCCCGCCACGACCTTCTCGGCGTGGTACGAGCCGTTCCCCCCGGCCTCCGATGGCGACCCCAACGAGCGCTACTCGCTCGACGAGGTCGTCTACCGCTCCAGCTCCGGCGGCCTCCTAGACGTCCGCCACGACATGGAGGCGCTCGCGCGCTTCCcgggctcctactggcgcgacctCTTCGACTCCCGCGTCGGCCGCACCACCTGGCCCTACGGCTCCGGTGTCTGGTCCAAGAAGGAGTTCGTGCTCCCGGAGATCGACTCCGACCACATCGTCTCTCTGTTCGAGGGAAACAGCAACCTCTTCTGGGCCGAGCGCCTCGGCCGCGAGCACCTCGGCGGGATGAACGATCTCTGGGTCAAGCAGTGCGGCATCTCGCACACGGGCTCCTTCAAGGACCTCGGCATGACGGCGCTCGTCAGCCAGGTCAATCGCCTCCGCCGGGCTCCGCTCTCGCGCCCCATCAACGGCGTCGGGTGCGCGTCCACTGGCGACACTTCCGCCGCGCTCTCGGCCTACTGTGCCGCCGCGGGCATCCCCGCCATCGTGTTCCTCCCTGCCGACCGCATCTCGCTGCAGCAGCTCATCCAGCCCATCGCCAACGGCGCCACAGTGCTCTCGCTTGACACGGATTTCGACGGATGCATGCGGTTAATCAGGGAGGTTACAGCTGAGCTGCCCATATATCTCGCAAACTCACTCAACTCGCTTCGGCTGGAGGGGCAGAAGACTGCAGCCATCGAGATATTGCAACAGTTCAATTGGCAGGTACCGGACTGGGTCATTATCCCAGGAGGCAATCTGGGCAACATTTATGCTTTCTACAAGGGGTTTGAGATGTGCCGTGCTCTTGGGCTAGTTGATCGTGTTCCACGGCTTGTATGTGCACAGGCCGCCAACGCAAACCCACTGTACCGGTATTACAAGTCTGGGTATACTGACTTCCAGTCACTTGTTGCTGGAACTACATTTGCATCTGCCATACAGATTGGTGATCCAGTGTCTATTGACCGAGCGGTTGTTGCACTGAAGGCAACTGATGGTATTGTCGAGGAAGCTACAGAGGAGGAACTCATGGATGCGACGGCGCTTGCTGACCTCACTGGGATGTTCGCCTGCCCACACACTGGGGTTGCACTTGCTGCTCTGTTCAAGCTGCGCGACCAGGGTATAATTGGCACTAACGACCGCACGGTGGTTGTTAGTACAGCACACGGGCTAAAGTTCACACAATCAAAGATCGACTACCACGATAAGAACATCAAGGACATGTTGTGCCAGTATGCCAATCCACCCATCAGTGTGAAGCCTGACTTTGGTTCTGTCATGGATGTTCTCCAGAAGAAGCTCAATGGTAAGATCTGA